The nucleotide sequence GAGGCCTGCGCCGTGCTGACCGGTCTGCTCACCCAGGAGACGACGACGTTCGACGGCAGGTACTACCAGCTCAAGGACGCCCGCAACGAGCCGAAGGGTCCGCAGCAGCCGCATCCGCCGATCTGCATCGGCGGCAGCGGCGAGAAGCGCACCCTGCCGATCACCGCGAAGTACGCCCAGCACTGGAACTTCGTCGGCGGCACACCCGAGGAGTTCGCCCACAAGCGCGACGTGCTGCACGCCCGCTGCGCGGACATCGGCCGCGATCCGAAGGAGATCACCTTGTCGGCGCACGTCCGCCTGGGCGAGGATCGCGATTACGCGAAGGTGGTCGACGAAGCCGGCGCCCTCGGCGCCGAGGGTCTCGACCTCGCGATCATCTACCTGCCGCCGCCGTACGACACCGCGGTGCTGGAGCCGTTGGCACAGCAGATCCGGGACTCCGGTCTGCTGACCTAGCGCGTGTGGCGCGGGCAAATAGCGCCCGCGTCAACGAGCCCGGCCGGCAGGCGCGTCAGTAGCCGAAGCGGACCAGTTCCGCGGCGGTGATGAGGCGTTCGTGCTTGGCCGGGAACTCGCGGCTCTTCATGGGGTGGCGGACGTAGGACCAGGCGATACGCCCCATCCGGGAGCGCGCTAGCGGGTTGATGTGCACGGTGAGAACTCCTGGGTCGGTTGGTTGCACCGTGGGGTCACCGGCGACTCGCGACCCCCGCGTGACCATTAGACACCTGTGACGTGGCTAACACGGAACGCCACGCCGGAGATTCGTCTGCTGTTTCTGGTGTGACAGCTGTGACGTGTGTGACTAAGCGCGGCGGCTCAGCGTTGCGGTGCGGCGGTCGGCTGGATCGGCTTCGGCAGGGCCGAGTCGCCCATCAGGTACCGGTCCACCCCGGCGGCGGCCGCCCGGCCCTCGGCGATCGCCCACACGATCAGCGACTGGCCGCGGCCCATGTCACCGGCGACGAAGACGCCCGGCACGGAGGTCTGGAAGTCCTTGTCCCGCTTCACGTTGCCGCGATCGGTCAGCTCGACGCGGAGCTTGTCGAGCAGGTCCTTGCGCTCCGGACCGACGAAGCCCATGGCGAGCAGCACCAGATCGGCCTCGAGTTCGAAGTCCGAACCCTCGACCTTCTCGAACTTGCCGGCCTTCATCTCGACCTCGTGCACCTTGAGCGCCCTGACGTGGCCATCGGCGCCGACGAACTCCTCGGTGTTGACCGAGAAGACGCGTTCGCCGCCCTCCTCGTGCGCCGAGGACACCCGGTACATCAGCGGGTAGGTCGGCCAGGGCGTCGTGTCGGCACGGGTCTCCGGCGGGCGGGGCATGATCTCGAACTGGTGCACGCTGCGTGCGCCCTGGCGGTGCGACGTGCCCAGGCAGTCGGCACCG is from Mycolicibacterium grossiae and encodes:
- a CDS encoding LLM class F420-dependent oxidoreductase is translated as MRFAFKTSPQNTTWAEMLPIWQAADEIDVFESGWTFDHFYPIFSDSTGPCLEGWITLTALAQATTRLRVGVLVTGIHYRHPAVLANMASALDIVSGGRLELGIGAGWNEEESGAYGIELGSVKERFDRFEEACAVLTGLLTQETTTFDGRYYQLKDARNEPKGPQQPHPPICIGGSGEKRTLPITAKYAQHWNFVGGTPEEFAHKRDVLHARCADIGRDPKEITLSAHVRLGEDRDYAKVVDEAGALGAEGLDLAIIYLPPPYDTAVLEPLAQQIRDSGLLT